The following proteins are co-located in the Streptococcus downei MFe28 genome:
- a CDS encoding glycoside hydrolase family 70 protein, whose amino-acid sequence MEKNERFKMHKVKKRWVTISVASATMLASALGASVASADTETVSEDSNQAVLTADQTTTNQDTEQTSVAATATSEQSASTDAATDQASATDQASAAEQTQGTTASTDTAAQTTTNANEAKWVPTENENQVFTDEMLAEAKNVATAESNSIPSDLAKMSNVKQVDGKYYYYDQDGNVKKNFAVSVGEKIYYFDETGAYKDTSKVEADKSGSDISKEETTFAANNRAYSTSAENFEAIDNYLTADSWYRPKSILKDGKTWTESSKDDFRPLLMAWWPDTETKRNYVNYMNKVVGIDKTYTAETSQADLTAAAELVQARIEQKITTEQNTKWLREAISAFVKTQPQWNGESEKPYDDHLQNGALKFDNQSDLTPDTQSNYRLLNRTPTNQTGSLDSRFTYNANDPLGGYEFLLANDVDNSNPIVQAEQLNWLHYLLNFGTIYAKDADANFDSIRVDAVDNVDADLLQISSDYLKAAYGIDKNNKNANNHVSIVEAWSDNDTPYLHDDGDNLMNMDNKFRLSMLWSLAKPLDKRSGLNPLIHNSLVDREVDDREVETVPSYSFARAHDSEVQDLIRDIIKAEINPNAFGYSFTQDEIDQAFKIYNEDLKKTDKKYTHYNVPLSYTLLLTNKGSIPRVYYGDMFTDDGQYMANKTVNYDAIESLLKARMKYVAGGQAMQNYQIGNGEILTSVRYGKGALKQSDKGDATTRTSGVGVVMGNQPNFSLDGKVVALNMGAAHANQEYRALMVSTKDGVATYATDADASKAGLVKRTDENGYLYFLNDDLKGVANPQVSGFLQVWVPVGAADDQDIRVAASDTASTDGKSLHQDAAMDSRVMFEGFSNFQSFATKEEEYTNVVIANNVDKFVSWGITDFEMAPQYVSSTDGQFLDSVIQNGYAFTDRYDLGMSKANKYGTADQLVKAIKALHAKGLKVMADWVPDQMYTFPKQEVVTVTRTDKFGKPIAGSQINHSLYVTDTKSSGDDYQAKYGGAFLDELKEKYPELFTKKQISTGQAIDPSVKIKQWSAKYFNGSNILGRGADYVLSDQASNKYLNVSDDKLFLPKTLLGQVVESGIRFDGTGYVYNSSTTGEKVTDSFITEAGNLYYFGQDGYMVTGAQNIKGSNYYFLANGAALRNTVYTDAQGQNHYYGNDGKRYENGYQQFGNDSWRYFKNGVMALGLTTVDGHVQYFDKDGVQAKDKIIVTRDGKVRYFDQHNGNAVTNTFVADKTGHWYYLGKDGVAVTGAQTVGKQHLYFEANGQQVKGDFVTAKDGKLYFYDVDSGDMWTNTFIEDKAGNWFYLGKDGAAVTGAQTIKGQKLYFKANGQQVKGDIVKDADGKIRYYDAQTGEQVFNKSVSVNGKTYYFGSDGTAQTQANPKGQTFKDGSGVLRFYNLEGQYVSGSGWYETAEHEWVYVKSGKVLTGAQTIGNQRVYFKDNGHQVKGQLVTGNDGKLRYYDANSGDQAFNKSVTVNGKTYYFGSDGTAQTQANPKGQTFKDGSGVLRFYNLEGQYVSGSGWYKNAQGQWLYVKDGKVLTGLQTVGNQKVYFDKNGIQAKGKAVRTSDGKVRYFDENSGSMITNQWKFVYGQYYYFGSDGAAVYRGWN is encoded by the coding sequence ATGGAGAAGAATGAACGTTTTAAGATGCATAAGGTCAAAAAGAGATGGGTGACTATCTCAGTTGCATCTGCCACTATGTTAGCTTCAGCTCTCGGTGCTTCAGTTGCTAGCGCAGATACTGAAACTGTTAGCGAAGACAGCAACCAAGCAGTCTTGACGGCTGACCAAACGACTACCAACCAAGATACTGAGCAAACTTCTGTTGCAGCGACAGCTACATCAGAACAGTCTGCTTCAACTGATGCAGCAACAGATCAAGCATCAGCAACAGATCAAGCATCAGCAGCAGAGCAAACTCAAGGAACAACAGCTAGCACAGACACGGCAGCTCAAACAACCACAAATGCTAATGAAGCTAAGTGGGTTCCGACTGAAAATGAGAACCAAGTTTTTACAGATGAGATGTTAGCAGAAGCCAAGAATGTGGCTACTGCTGAATCTAATTCAATTCCATCAGACTTGGCTAAAATGTCAAATGTTAAGCAGGTTGACGGTAAATATTATTACTACGATCAAGACGGCAACGTTAAGAAGAACTTTGCTGTTAGCGTTGGTGAGAAGATCTATTACTTTGATGAAACTGGCGCTTACAAAGACACTAGCAAGGTAGAAGCGGATAAATCAGGTTCTGATATCAGCAAAGAAGAAACAACCTTTGCTGCTAACAACCGTGCTTACAGTACCTCAGCTGAAAACTTTGAAGCCATTGATAACTACTTGACAGCTGACTCATGGTACCGTCCAAAGTCTATCCTCAAGGATGGTAAGACTTGGACAGAATCAAGCAAGGATGACTTCCGTCCGCTATTGATGGCTTGGTGGCCAGATACCGAAACCAAACGCAACTATGTTAACTACATGAACAAGGTTGTTGGTATCGATAAAACCTATACCGCTGAAACAAGCCAGGCTGACCTGACAGCAGCAGCTGAACTGGTTCAAGCCCGTATCGAACAAAAGATTACAACTGAACAAAATACCAAATGGTTGCGTGAAGCTATCTCAGCTTTTGTTAAAACTCAACCACAATGGAATGGTGAAAGCGAAAAGCCATACGATGACCACTTGCAAAATGGTGCCCTCAAGTTCGATAACCAATCTGATTTGACACCAGATACGCAATCGAACTATCGTTTGCTCAATCGCACACCAACTAACCAAACTGGTTCCCTGGACTCTCGTTTCACCTACAATGCTAACGACCCGTTAGGTGGTTATGAGTTCCTTCTGGCTAACGACGTGGATAACTCTAATCCCATCGTTCAAGCAGAGCAACTCAACTGGCTGCATTACCTGCTCAACTTCGGTACTATCTATGCTAAAGATGCGGATGCTAACTTTGACTCTATCCGTGTTGATGCGGTAGATAATGTCGATGCTGACCTTCTGCAAATCTCTAGTGATTACCTTAAGGCAGCTTACGGTATCGATAAAAACAACAAAAATGCTAATAACCACGTTTCTATCGTAGAAGCATGGAGCGACAACGATACCCCTTATCTCCATGATGATGGCGACAACCTCATGAACATGGACAACAAGTTCCGTTTGTCTATGCTTTGGTCTTTGGCTAAACCATTGGACAAACGTTCTGGCTTGAATCCCCTCATCCACAACAGTCTGGTTGACCGTGAAGTGGATGACCGTGAAGTTGAAACCGTTCCAAGTTACAGCTTTGCCCGTGCTCACGATAGCGAAGTACAAGACCTGATTCGTGACATCATCAAGGCTGAAATTAATCCAAATGCATTTGGTTATTCATTTACTCAAGACGAAATCGACCAAGCCTTCAAGATTTACAACGAAGACCTCAAGAAGACCGATAAGAAATACACTCACTACAATGTGCCGCTTTCTTATACCTTGCTTCTGACTAACAAGGGTTCGATTCCTCGCGTCTATTATGGAGATATGTTCACCGATGATGGTCAATACATGGCCAACAAGACTGTGAACTACGATGCTATCGAATCTCTGCTGAAAGCCCGTATGAAGTACGTTGCTGGTGGTCAAGCTATGCAAAATTACCAAATCGGTAATGGCGAAATCTTGACTTCTGTCCGTTATGGTAAGGGTGCCCTTAAACAAAGCGATAAGGGTGATGCGACAACTCGTACGTCAGGTGTCGGCGTTGTTATGGGAAACCAACCCAACTTTAGCTTGGATGGAAAGGTTGTAGCCCTCAACATGGGTGCTGCCCACGCTAACCAAGAATACCGTGCTCTTATGGTATCAACTAAAGACGGTGTTGCAACCTATGCTACAGATGCTGATGCTAGCAAGGCTGGTCTGGTTAAGCGCACAGATGAAAATGGTTACCTCTACTTCTTGAACGACGATCTCAAGGGGGTTGCTAACCCTCAGGTTTCTGGTTTCCTTCAAGTCTGGGTACCAGTGGGAGCAGCAGATGACCAAGATATTCGTGTAGCAGCTAGCGATACAGCAAGTACCGATGGAAAATCACTCCATCAAGATGCTGCCATGGACTCTCGCGTCATGTTTGAAGGTTTCTCTAACTTCCAATCTTTTGCGACAAAAGAAGAAGAGTATACCAATGTTGTTATTGCTAACAATGTTGATAAATTTGTTTCATGGGGAATCACTGACTTTGAAATGGCTCCTCAGTATGTCTCATCTACTGACGGTCAGTTCCTTGATTCTGTCATTCAAAATGGTTATGCCTTTACCGACCGTTATGACTTGGGTATGTCTAAAGCAAACAAGTATGGTACAGCCGACCAATTGGTTAAGGCTATCAAGGCTCTCCATGCTAAAGGCCTGAAGGTTATGGCAGACTGGGTTCCAGACCAAATGTACACCTTCCCTAAACAAGAAGTGGTCACTGTTACTCGGACAGATAAGTTTGGCAAACCAATCGCAGGAAGCCAAATTAATCACAGTCTCTACGTAACAGATACAAAGAGCTCTGGTGATGACTATCAAGCTAAATACGGCGGTGCCTTCCTTGACGAATTAAAGGAAAAATATCCAGAACTCTTTACCAAGAAGCAAATCTCTACCGGCCAAGCCATAGATCCATCTGTTAAGATTAAACAATGGTCTGCTAAGTACTTCAACGGTAGCAATATCCTTGGCCGGGGTGCCGATTATGTCCTCAGCGACCAAGCAAGCAACAAGTACCTCAATGTTTCAGATGATAAACTCTTCTTGCCAAAAACTCTCCTAGGTCAAGTCGTAGAATCAGGTATCCGCTTTGATGGAACTGGTTATGTCTACAACTCAAGCACAACAGGTGAAAAGGTAACCGATAGCTTTATTACTGAAGCTGGTAATCTTTACTACTTTGGCCAAGATGGTTACATGGTGACTGGTGCCCAAAACATCAAGGGATCTAACTATTACTTCCTGGCTAATGGTGCTGCCCTTCGCAATACAGTTTATACTGATGCCCAAGGTCAAAACCATTACTATGGCAACGACGGTAAACGTTACGAAAATGGTTACCAACAATTTGGTAATGACAGCTGGCGTTACTTCAAGAATGGTGTCATGGCACTTGGCCTGACAACCGTTGATGGTCACGTTCAATACTTTGATAAAGATGGTGTTCAAGCTAAGGATAAGATTATTGTCACCCGTGATGGTAAGGTTCGTTACTTCGACCAACATAATGGAAATGCTGTAACCAATACCTTCGTCGCTGACAAGACTGGTCACTGGTACTATCTAGGTAAAGATGGTGTCGCTGTTACCGGTGCTCAAACTGTTGGTAAACAACACCTTTACTTCGAAGCCAATGGTCAACAAGTTAAGGGTGACTTTGTCACAGCCAAAGATGGTAAACTTTACTTCTACGATGTTGACTCTGGTGACATGTGGACCAATACCTTCATTGAAGACAAGGCAGGCAACTGGTTCTATCTTGGTAAAGATGGCGCAGCTGTCACAGGTGCTCAAACCATCAAGGGCCAAAAACTTTACTTCAAGGCTAACGGCCAACAAGTTAAGGGTGATATCGTCAAGGATGCCGATGGTAAGATTCGTTACTACGATGCCCAAACTGGTGAACAAGTCTTTAATAAGTCTGTAAGTGTTAACGGTAAGACTTACTACTTCGGTAGTGATGGAACTGCTCAAACTCAGGCTAATCCAAAGGGTCAAACCTTTAAGGATGGTTCTGGAGTTCTTCGTTTCTACAATCTTGAAGGTCAGTATGTATCAGGTAGTGGATGGTATGAAACAGCAGAGCACGAATGGGTTTATGTTAAATCTGGTAAGGTATTGACTGGTGCTCAAACCATTGGAAATCAACGAGTTTACTTCAAGGATAATGGCCATCAAGTCAAAGGTCAATTGGTAACTGGTAACGATGGTAAGCTTCGCTACTATGATGCCAACTCTGGCGACCAGGCTTTCAACAAGTCTGTGACTGTTAATGGCAAAACTTACTACTTCGGTAGTGATGGAACTGCTCAAACTCAGGCTAATCCAAAGGGTCAAACCTTTAAGGATGGTTCTGGAGTTCTTCGTTTCTACAATCTTGAAGGTCAGTATGTATCAGGTAGTGGATGGTATAAAAATGCCCAAGGTCAATGGCTTTACGTTAAAGACGGAAAAGTATTGACTGGCCTGCAGACAGTAGGTAACCAAAAGGTTTACTTTGATAAAAATGGTATCCAAGCCAAAGGTAAGGCTGTAAGAACTTCTGATGGTAAGGTTCGCTACTTTGATGAAAATTCTGGTAGCATGATTACCAACCAATGGAAATTTGTTTACGGACAATATTACTATTTCGGTAGTGATGGTGCTGCTGTCTACCGTGGCTGGAACTAA
- a CDS encoding ABC transporter ATP-binding protein, translating into MLLSVSNLEKIYKGKVSFKALDDINMDVSQGEFVSIMGPSGSGKSTFLNAISTIDEPTRGSVRIAGQDPYQMNDEQLSTFRRQELGFVFQQFNLINTLTVGENIILPLTLDSVPVKEMKERLTDVSELLGIDHLLDKRTYEISGGQAQRVAIARAVINEPSLLLADEPTGNLDSKAAKDVMRLFKKLNQAMGVTIIMVTHDPNIATYSDKTYIIKDGNIYQEIVNRNDTKAYQRDILNTMSLLGGDDNDPI; encoded by the coding sequence ATGTTGTTAAGTGTTTCAAATCTAGAAAAAATCTATAAAGGAAAGGTGTCTTTTAAAGCTCTAGATGACATTAATATGGACGTCTCTCAAGGTGAATTTGTGTCCATCATGGGACCTAGCGGAAGTGGAAAAAGTACCTTTCTTAACGCCATTTCAACAATTGATGAACCAACCAGAGGTAGTGTCCGAATTGCAGGTCAAGACCCTTATCAAATGAACGACGAGCAACTGTCAACTTTCAGAAGACAGGAACTAGGCTTTGTCTTCCAGCAGTTTAATCTAATCAATACCTTAACCGTTGGTGAGAATATTATCCTCCCCCTAACCTTAGATAGCGTTCCGGTAAAAGAGATGAAAGAGAGGCTCACAGATGTCAGCGAGTTATTAGGGATTGATCATTTATTAGATAAACGAACCTATGAAATTTCAGGAGGACAGGCTCAGCGTGTAGCCATTGCTAGAGCTGTCATCAACGAACCCTCGCTTTTATTGGCCGATGAGCCTACAGGAAATCTAGATTCTAAGGCTGCCAAGGACGTGATGCGACTGTTTAAAAAGTTGAATCAGGCCATGGGAGTGACCATTATCATGGTGACACATGACCCTAATATTGCGACGTATTCGGACAAGACATATATCATAAAAGATGGCAATATTTATCAAGAAATTGTTAATAGGAATGATACCAAAGCATACCAGAGAGATATTTTAAACACTATGAGTCTCCTTGGAGGTGATGACAATGACCCTATTTGA
- a CDS encoding response regulator transcription factor translates to MTIKICIVEDDLDLVSLVQEHLVKYDFEVAICQDFKHIDHFINDQKPDLILLDINIPYYDGFYWCSEIRKKTTVPIIFMSARTEEYDQIRAIMNGGDDYLTKPFSHDLLLAKVNSQLRRAYGEYAHKETGATCGDCSFDKLRLTLECKGKQIDLPKNEAILIGILFEAYPNVVRREKILSGIWDSDLFVEENTLNVTVSRVRKKLLDLGSQLEIVTVRGMGYKVAYEE, encoded by the coding sequence ATGACCATTAAAATATGTATCGTTGAAGATGACTTAGATTTGGTCAGTCTTGTTCAAGAACATCTAGTAAAATATGACTTTGAAGTGGCCATCTGTCAGGATTTTAAGCATATTGACCACTTTATTAATGACCAGAAACCCGACCTCATTTTGCTGGACATCAATATTCCCTATTATGATGGCTTTTACTGGTGCTCTGAAATCAGGAAAAAGACGACCGTCCCGATTATATTTATGTCTGCCAGAACCGAAGAATATGACCAAATAAGGGCCATTATGAATGGCGGGGACGATTATTTGACCAAGCCATTTTCTCATGACCTCTTACTGGCCAAGGTAAATTCACAGCTGAGAAGAGCCTACGGCGAATATGCTCACAAAGAAACTGGAGCGACCTGCGGTGACTGTTCCTTTGATAAACTTCGATTGACACTGGAGTGCAAGGGGAAACAGATTGACCTTCCTAAAAATGAAGCTATTCTGATTGGTATCTTATTCGAGGCTTATCCCAACGTAGTCCGTCGTGAAAAAATTTTATCTGGAATATGGGATAGTGACCTCTTCGTAGAAGAAAATACACTAAATGTCACCGTCAGCAGGGTCCGGAAAAAATTATTAGATTTAGGTTCTCAATTAGAAATTGTGACGGTCAGAGGAATGGGGTATAAGGTAGCCTATGAAGAATAA
- a CDS encoding ribosomal-processing cysteine protease Prp: MIQAVFTKGASGWSEMEVSGHAGSGEYGFDIVCSAVSMLTLNFANSVEVLTGREAQIEMADEGGYLRILRPQGLTPDQEKVWQTLFDSVRIGLENLAENSSEYVAQPIIK; this comes from the coding sequence ATGATTCAAGCGGTATTTACAAAAGGTGCTAGTGGCTGGTCAGAGATGGAAGTCTCAGGCCATGCTGGCAGTGGTGAGTATGGCTTTGATATTGTCTGTTCTGCGGTTTCCATGCTGACCCTCAACTTTGCAAATTCCGTAGAAGTTCTGACGGGGCGGGAGGCCCAGATAGAAATGGCTGATGAGGGAGGTTACTTGCGAATTTTAAGACCGCAAGGCTTGACTCCTGACCAAGAGAAGGTTTGGCAGACGCTATTTGATTCGGTCCGTATTGGACTAGAAAATTTAGCGGAAAATTCTTCGGAATATGTTGCCCAACCTATCATTAAATAA
- a CDS encoding FtsX-like permease family protein: protein MTLFDFALNNIKRDFKTYLYHFLSCVLSVLIFFLFTTLAQHPALSIVDSSGTIGLVLFLARIVSVAFSFVLIVYSVGNFLKNRSKQFAILNIIGTSKKQFNKLIFLENMILSTLALFLGIIMGIIFSKLFLMIAQRTIGNLDLRFYFPLVAIFLTIVLMGALFLVIALFAPVILRKHKIIDLLKKEEVAEKNHFFLTLLAILVIVPITVYLFLTAGEKPSILVYIFGLLSYTGGAYFIGYFVFTLYAFIMKKSGRLYRKQNMIAVSDFKYKINTNIKTMTSVLILSSIVLTSLVYIVGAPQNIAQDTKKVAPYTYMYANWENQTDGAQKADTLSKKLAETDDFKQLAINYLQLKSDIRTTRHIILSNTMYNEIANFLHRKKINLADDSYFLIGVDGKADPVLPNNVRNTLADVQIKKESGFDKRVIAISGYFTSVTVIADNKYEELSQNLSKDTIYAFDQVRYQEKKAGKMEELEKAIGFKKGKETLISYYMYYDNESLTRKLVSYVGSILCISFLIGMASIIYSRLYSVMEEESKKYSIMMKVGLSQSSLKAATASTLRWIFLAPFTIALGLSGLFVTIINRTTLASYTSTALICYGFCIVIEIILYLIVKDKYQKQLFNRIYEK, encoded by the coding sequence ATGACCCTATTTGATTTTGCTCTTAATAATATCAAAAGAGATTTTAAAACCTACTTGTATCATTTTCTAAGTTGTGTCTTATCGGTTTTAATTTTCTTCTTGTTTACAACTCTAGCTCAGCATCCAGCCTTATCCATTGTGGATTCAAGTGGCACCATTGGTCTCGTCTTATTTCTAGCGCGCATCGTCTCTGTCGCTTTCTCCTTTGTGTTGATTGTGTATTCAGTGGGAAACTTTTTGAAAAATAGGAGTAAGCAATTTGCCATCTTAAATATTATCGGAACCAGCAAGAAGCAGTTCAATAAGCTGATTTTTCTTGAGAATATGATTCTGTCAACCTTAGCCTTATTTTTAGGCATCATCATGGGAATTATCTTTTCGAAGCTCTTTTTGATGATAGCACAAAGGACGATAGGTAACTTAGATCTCCGCTTCTATTTTCCTCTAGTAGCAATCTTTCTGACAATCGTCTTAATGGGGGCCTTATTTCTAGTAATAGCCCTGTTTGCTCCAGTTATTCTAAGGAAGCATAAGATTATCGACCTGCTAAAAAAAGAAGAAGTCGCTGAAAAAAATCATTTCTTCCTTACCTTGCTAGCCATCTTAGTCATTGTACCTATAACGGTGTATCTGTTTTTAACCGCAGGTGAGAAACCATCAATTCTTGTCTATATCTTTGGTTTATTATCTTATACGGGCGGTGCCTACTTTATCGGCTACTTTGTCTTTACCCTTTATGCTTTTATCATGAAAAAAAGTGGACGCCTGTACAGAAAGCAAAACATGATTGCTGTCAGTGATTTCAAATATAAAATCAATACCAATATCAAAACCATGACTAGTGTCCTGATTTTATCTAGTATCGTCTTAACCTCTCTGGTCTATATCGTGGGTGCCCCTCAAAACATTGCGCAGGATACAAAAAAGGTCGCGCCCTACACCTATATGTACGCTAATTGGGAAAATCAAACAGACGGAGCTCAAAAAGCAGACACCCTTTCTAAAAAATTAGCAGAGACGGATGACTTTAAGCAACTGGCTATCAACTATCTTCAACTAAAAAGTGATATCAGAACGACGAGACATATTATTTTATCCAATACTATGTACAATGAAATAGCTAATTTCTTGCATAGAAAGAAGATTAACCTCGCAGATGATAGCTACTTTCTAATTGGGGTGGATGGTAAAGCAGACCCTGTTTTACCGAATAATGTCAGAAACACATTGGCAGATGTTCAGATTAAAAAAGAAAGCGGATTTGATAAGAGAGTGATTGCTATATCAGGGTATTTTACAAGTGTTACCGTCATTGCTGATAACAAATATGAAGAACTCTCCCAGAATTTAAGCAAAGATACCATCTATGCTTTTGACCAAGTTCGCTATCAAGAGAAGAAGGCAGGAAAGATGGAAGAGCTTGAAAAAGCAATTGGCTTTAAAAAGGGAAAAGAGACCTTGATATCCTATTATATGTATTATGACAATGAAAGCTTAACTAGAAAGCTAGTCTCTTATGTCGGTAGCATTCTCTGTATCTCCTTTTTAATCGGAATGGCCAGCATTATCTACTCTAGACTCTACTCTGTTATGGAAGAAGAAAGTAAAAAATACAGTATTATGATGAAGGTTGGTTTAAGCCAATCCAGTTTAAAGGCTGCTACAGCAAGCACGCTTAGATGGATCTTTCTAGCACCTTTTACCATTGCTTTAGGCCTATCTGGGCTCTTTGTGACCATTATCAATCGGACTACTTTAGCCTCTTATACAAGCACAGCCCTTATCTGTTACGGCTTCTGTATCGTTATCGAAATCATCTTATATCTTATCGTTAAGGACAAATACCAAAAACAACTCTTTAATCGTATTTATGAGAAATAA
- a CDS encoding ISAs1 family transposase, whose protein sequence is MSEMIEFLITVRDERDNWKIKHSLADIVLLIFFARLSGAEFWEEIEDFGTIYETSLRSVLTLENGIPSHDTLQRVFATLDAQVLVEVTLMWNDILREADLSAKTFPSFAKRLLAIDAKTIKGNSSQTQKALHIVSAYATDLGICYGQVATDDKSNEITAIPDLLDKISVKGCLISIDAMGTQTAIANKIIKKQADCCLAVKENQKGLLEDIQPFFNVGKRETDSYETVEKAHGQVETRRYEVINDTAWLRKERPNWGHIQCIGKASITIDKDGKQSEDTRYFILSCQASAKELCAYVRGHWQIESMHWQLDVVFREDANKTLNKQLAFNLNVLDKFCLAVLKQLDVGKKMSLRRKKFNLGMNFDQYLKKLI, encoded by the coding sequence ATGTCTGAGATGATAGAATTTCTTATCACTGTCCGTGATGAGCGTGACAATTGGAAGATCAAGCATAGCTTGGCTGATATTGTGCTGCTCATCTTCTTTGCCCGCCTTTCAGGTGCAGAATTCTGGGAAGAAATAGAGGATTTTGGAACTATCTATGAAACTTCCTTACGTAGTGTACTTACCTTGGAAAACGGTATTCCATCTCACGACACCCTGCAACGTGTTTTTGCGACCTTGGATGCGCAAGTTTTGGTGGAAGTAACCTTGATGTGGAACGACATTCTCCGTGAGGCTGACCTGTCTGCTAAGACCTTTCCCAGCTTTGCCAAACGCCTCCTAGCAATTGACGCAAAGACCATTAAAGGCAACTCCAGTCAAACTCAAAAAGCCTTGCACATTGTGTCTGCCTATGCGACAGATTTAGGTATCTGTTATGGTCAAGTGGCAACCGATGACAAGAGTAATGAAATCACAGCTATCCCCGATTTGTTGGATAAGATTTCTGTAAAAGGGTGCTTGATTAGTATTGACGCTATGGGTACTCAGACTGCTATTGCCAACAAGATTATCAAGAAGCAAGCAGATTGTTGCTTGGCGGTTAAAGAAAATCAGAAAGGACTCTTAGAGGATATTCAGCCTTTCTTTAACGTGGGTAAAAGGGAGACAGACAGTTACGAAACCGTAGAGAAGGCTCACGGCCAGGTTGAGACTAGACGTTATGAAGTCATTAACGATACGGCTTGGTTACGCAAGGAACGCCCTAACTGGGGTCATATCCAGTGTATTGGAAAAGCCAGTATCACGATTGATAAGGATGGCAAACAAAGTGAGGATACCCGTTACTTTATCTTAAGTTGTCAGGCAAGTGCTAAGGAACTCTGTGCTTATGTCCGTGGGCATTGGCAAATTGAGAGCATGCATTGGCAGTTGGATGTTGTCTTCCGTGAGGACGCCAACAAGACCTTGAATAAACAATTAGCTTTTAACTTGAACGTGCTGGATAAGTTTTGTTTAGCTGTGCTTAAACAGTTAGATGTTGGCAAGAAAATGAGTTTGAGACGGAAAAAATTCAACTTAGGGATGAACTTTGACCAGTATTTGAAGAAATTAATCTAG
- the rpmA gene encoding 50S ribosomal protein L27, which produces MIKLNLSNLQHFAHKKGGGSTSNGRDSESKRLGAKAADGQTVTGGSILYRQRGTHVYPGANVGRGGDDTLFAKVEGVVRFERKGRDKKQVSVYPIAK; this is translated from the coding sequence ATGATTAAACTTAATCTTTCTAACTTGCAACACTTCGCCCACAAAAAAGGTGGCGGTTCTACCTCAAATGGTCGTGACTCTGAAAGCAAACGCCTTGGCGCTAAAGCTGCAGACGGCCAAACAGTAACTGGTGGTTCAATCCTTTACCGCCAACGCGGAACTCATGTCTATCCAGGTGCCAATGTTGGCCGTGGTGGAGATGATACCCTCTTCGCTAAGGTTGAAGGTGTGGTTCGTTTCGAACGTAAAGGTCGCGATAAGAAACAAGTATCTGTTTATCCAATCGCAAAATAA
- a CDS encoding sensor histidine kinase yields the protein MKNKRAFQLFLLDQLSLVMVVLVTQVIFFGALFYLKGIWFEEFFYFAFLVFFVLFIYLLVQFYLKGRVYGKILLQSESLNDYLIEEPRSAFEENYNAMIDQLLQNKGKAEIRQKQEKKLQKVMIYRFVHQIKTPLSVLKLICEKETNEENHQQIERNLQSIQYNLDQMIAAYRLDEFKNDFVSDKVYLARVCKDSVNALKDHFITSQVYPKIDIDEALYVYSDSKWLKLVIQQLLTNAIKYSYKGQTVRLAAKQQDEHVTLSVIDDGIGIEQVDLQSIFELFYVGKNGRNNADSSGIGLYIVRRVLDYLGHDLEVASEVGKGTRMTIIF from the coding sequence ATGAAGAATAAGAGAGCTTTTCAATTATTTCTTTTAGACCAGCTCAGCTTAGTAATGGTCGTCCTTGTCACCCAGGTCATTTTCTTTGGTGCCTTATTCTACCTCAAGGGGATTTGGTTTGAAGAATTTTTTTACTTTGCTTTCCTTGTGTTCTTTGTTCTTTTTATCTATCTCCTCGTGCAGTTCTACCTCAAGGGGCGAGTTTATGGCAAAATTTTATTACAGAGTGAGTCTTTAAATGACTATTTGATTGAAGAACCCAGAAGCGCCTTTGAAGAAAATTATAATGCCATGATTGACCAACTCTTGCAGAACAAGGGAAAAGCAGAAATCAGACAAAAGCAGGAGAAAAAATTGCAAAAGGTCATGATTTACCGTTTTGTCCATCAAATAAAAACGCCCTTGTCCGTGCTAAAACTGATTTGTGAAAAAGAGACTAACGAAGAAAATCATCAGCAAATCGAAAGAAACCTGCAGAGCATTCAATATAATTTAGATCAGATGATTGCTGCCTATCGCCTAGATGAATTTAAGAATGACTTTGTCTCCGATAAGGTCTATCTAGCCAGGGTTTGCAAAGACAGCGTCAATGCCTTAAAAGACCACTTCATTACCTCGCAAGTCTATCCCAAAATTGACATCGATGAGGCTCTTTATGTCTATTCTGATTCAAAATGGTTGAAATTAGTCATTCAACAGCTACTGACAAATGCCATTAAATATAGTTACAAAGGACAGACCGTTAGACTAGCAGCTAAACAGCAAGATGAGCACGTTACCCTATCCGTTATTGATGACGGCATTGGCATTGAGCAAGTGGATTTGCAATCTATTTTTGAGCTCTTTTATGTTGGTAAAAATGGTCGCAACAACGCTGATTCAAGTGGTATCGGTCTCTATATTGTCAGAAGAGTGCTTGATTACCTAGGGCATGACCTTGAGGTTGCCTCAGAAGTTGGCAAGGGAACAAGAATGACAATCATTTTTTAA